The Rhizoctonia solani chromosome 4, complete sequence genome contains a region encoding:
- a CDS encoding helicase swr-1: protein MALTWYPDVPPGIATTQEELRQQMKEIILEMMDRQRQHGNLSPPARPASSPTKAETSNPTLTLRGLPAEVDQIITEFLNDMLAQNTVPQNSTKDRGNSNSNSNSNSNSNNNSNSDADSDNSSIDGQENINPDEMEVELLLDVESEDGYKAYSPFDQLQDKNLSVDNNIAISPTSDVSMVKVGEAKGQDLPESNVAGARIRKCLNQLEHLHQQKVQAGILPACPFANHLEFQFVQWMVENDLPIISQRCALSFSSNYALNKLLDKLPTAGPKWRRVTQRISGNITGANGKKLTKLVEIWMRNILKVVEELLKNVTYGKQLVFVPQKVYLDGNKRQIDEMWTGNWWNEIQQKLPPGATVVPIIISLDATQLTNFLGGKSAWPVYITIGNIPKAIRAKVNNYTTMLLAYLPVPKFSCFTKKERGNQKCKLFHKSMQMILKPLVKAGTEGVEMECSNGFVCWCFPILAAYIANNPKQTMIAGCQKNQCHCCTVGRDQHRDSHLDNTNPPPPCDPCSTADALEAQALDHTTSLYVTKGLKPYGKPFWANLPHTNIFTCLTPDILHQLHKGVFQEDLMNWCIKLVTTLLGDATQINNCFKLMPQHSNLQHFLSGVTALKQSTADKHRQMQKVFIGVMHGLVPDCVLKTVLAMTVYLEQRKRVAKFDAYLHWAIPKYANNLQTQQDVYKDLAAPGWQLA from the exons ATGGCACTTACATGGTACCCAGACGTACCGCCAGGCATTGCCACAACACAAGAAGAACTCCGGCAACAAATGAAAGAAAT CATACTGGAAATGATGGATAGGCAACGTCAACATGGGAACTTGTCCCCTCCTGCAAGGCCTGCCTCTAGTCCTACCAAAGCTGAGACATCCAATCCCACTCTGACATTGCGTGGGCTACCTGCAGAGGTAGATCAAATCATTACAGAGTT CTTGAATGACATGCTGGCACAAAACACAGTGCCACAAAACAGTACCAAAGACAGAGGCAATAGCAatagcaacagcaacagcaacagcaacagcaacaacaacagcaataGTGATGCTGACTCAGACAATTCAAGTATTGATGGACAAGAGAATATCAACCCTGATGAAATGGAGGTTGAATTGTTGTTGGATGTAGAGTCTGAAGATGGCTACAAGGCTTACTCACCATTTGATCAGCTTCAAGACAAGAACTTGTCTGTGGACAACAATATAGCTATAAGCCCAACATCAGATGTGAGCATGGTCAAAGTTGGTGAAGCCAAGGGCCAGGACCTACCAGAGTCAAATGTGGCTGGAGCACGTATAAGGAAATGTCTCAATCAACTTGAGCACTTACATCAGCAGAAGGTCCAGGCAGGAATATTGCCAGCTTGCCCATTTGCCAATCATCTGGAATTTCAGTTTGTACAATGGATGGTTGAAAATGAC CTTCCTATT ATAAGCCAACGCTGTGCACTCTCCTTTTCAAGTAATTATGCATTAAACAAACTTCTTGATAAGCTTCCTACAGCTGGTCCAAAGTGGCGGCGGGTCACGCAAAGGATTTCTGGCAATATTACTGGCGCAAATGGAAAAAAGCTTACCAAATTAGTGGAAATATGGATGCGCAATATACTCAAAGTTGTTGAAGAGCTCCTCAAAAATGTTACATATGGAAAGCAATTAGTATTTGTCCCACAAAAGGTCTACCTGGATGGTAACAAGAGACAAATTGATGAAATGTGGACAGGCAATTGGTGGAATGAAATTCAG CAAAAGCTGCCACCTGGAGCAACAGTTGTTCCAATCATTATATCCTTGGATGCAACACAACTTACAAATTTTTTGGGAGGAAAATCGGCCTGGCCTGTGTACATAACCATTGGGAATATACCTAAAGCCATCCGCGCAAAGGTCAATAACTACACAACAATGTTGTTGGCTTACCTTCCTGTCCCAAAATTCAGCTGCTTTACAAAGAAGGAGAGGGGTAATCAG AAATGTAAACTCTTTCACAAGAGTATGCAAATGATTCTCAAACCATTGGTGAAAGCTGGGACAGAGGGCGTTGAAATGGAATGCAGCAATGGATTTGTTTGCTGGTGTTTTCCAATACTGGCTGCATATATTGCCAATAACCCCAAGCAGACAATGATTGCTGGCTGTCAAAAGAACCAATGCCATTGTTGCACGGTTGGAAGAGATCAACACAGGGATTCCCACCTTGACAACACTAATCCTCCCCCTCCTTGTGACCCTTGCTCTACGGCAGATGCGCTTGAAGCTCAAGCACTGGACCACACAACCTCACTCTATGTTACCAAAGGGTTGAAACCCTATGGCAAGCCGTTTTGGGCCAATTTACCTCACACAAACATATTCACTTGCCTGACACCGGATATCTTGCACCAACTGCACAAAGGCGTTTTCCAAGAAGATCTTATGAATTGGTGCATCAAACTGGTTACTACGTTGCTTGGAGACGCTACCCAAATCAACAATTGCTTCAAACTTATGCCACAACATTCAAATCTCCAACACTTTCTTTCTGGGGTTACTGCTCTCAAGCAATCTACTGCGGACAAACACCGGCAGATGCAGAAGGTCTTTATTGGTGTCATGCATGGCTTAGTCCCGGATTGCGTCCTGAAAACCGTTCTTGCG ATGACTGTTTACCTTGAGCAACGCAAACGCGTTGCAAAGTTTGATGCATATCTTCACTGGGCAATTCCCAAGTATGCCAACAATCTCCAAACTCAACAAGAtgtgtacaaggaccttgc GGCTCCGGGTTGGCAACTTGCTTGA
- a CDS encoding Fungal specific transcription factor domain codes for MAGRSTLGCSMCKAKRKKCDEAKPECRRCTTSGVTCVYEYVEVPREQSYKVRRTKPAPRTIPERLATAPRDVFRNVLFSPDSLGPSSSRPPDSSPVSGSSAIVSRSSLREPWANQPDLAHSTDPLDRTSSQTFPLVLSRIPYQIDQIDVRSPSVNHRGQDLRIPGTYNVIPFNPVVVPTGSLRTVDHDEVDEADEDPEGIQALMYTAPTLDKNVTDNSLPFVLHCYSQWTVASIFEPLEIVHGIREHAIQRFSSQDTRYKTILMANVMKGFAQDPLIDNKRMSILSYLAVEVQKIGCSYLTKPQPTSEQDRQNAMYILDYALEDIATNYLEIKVLTLQIRTQSTSSLMKSMNCIAPIFRRACPDLPGRPINLPNIILGDRIGLRYFACADILASVLIGIPTCFQYEVPFSLDLCNRVKSYQSFQSIQGVPDQLIMFFAWVNSLCETPGAGDNPEVVAWAEEILPQIKFVGGETGDPVLRICRMAIQECWRLAAYIYLYMALCRVDAHDPRVVRAQQNMLRVIKRIKQGRLPDPFLGPMIVGPVCIYDVLQNYQHRINLLLDFSLDAVAYTEPRYVAEIYARMQYMQDEHKMATDVRSATRPSHNAGDAQALEKSAATTPRPSDHLDPLPSASGSFSESSVTGLYLRTNFIRPGESTVSMSSRASLIPSRALYSADLVNTSIPSENNPQSIQKRQQQGTDGETLRNHIPAPIKLIQTIDNTGRDGEYDPEGIQALLCTTPTMDKNVPDNSLPFVLQCYSQWAIVMIFEPLEMVHGIRERVIQRFSSEDTRIKAILMANIMRGFARNLVVDKKGASILRHLAVNLQKRGLYYTTKLNRPILDVDREGALCMLDYTFEVLTLQLHSQPTTIFIQSLDYVAAIFRCACPDLPGKPINLAALMLGSNTSLRWFACLDVLHSILSAKPTHFQYDVPFSIELCNQVQASASFQAVQGVPDQLIMFFAWVNSLCETPAGDSPEVIAWAEEILPQIRFAGGETGDALLRIGRMAIQECWRYAAYIYLYMALCGSNAHDPRVVRAQRGMIRVINGMKQGRNPDLFLAPMMIAGVVALKDTHRNIIRQRYLGVREFSERGTALNECILQLEDIWRRTSDEDRPAVWADLRIAFRRVTGK; via the exons ATGGCAGGAAGATCCACATTGGGATGTAGCATGTGTAAAGCTAA ACGCAAGAAATGCGATGAAGCCAAGCCGGAGTGTCGGCGGTGCACCACCAGTGGCGTAACATGTGTCTATGAATATGTGGAAGTCCCAAGAGAACAGAGCTACAAGGTCAGAAGGACTAAGCCAGCACCACGCACCATTCCCGAGCGATTGGCTACCGCACCCCGGGATGTATTTCGAAATGTCTTGTTTTCCCCGGATTCCTTAGGGCCTAGCTCCAGCCGTCCTCCCGATTCTTCACCAGTATCCGGGAGCTCAGCCATTGTCTCTCGTTCTAGTTTACGCGAACCATGGGCCAATCAGCCAGACCTTGCACACTCTACAGATCCTCTCGACCGTACGTCATCACAAACATTTCCACTTGTACTTTCGCGGATTCCCTATCAGATCGATCAGATCGACGTTCGGAGTCCATCGGTGAACCATCGTGGGCAAGACCTTCGAATCCCGGGCACGTATAATGTAATCCCTTTCAATCCCGTTGTGGTGCCGACGGGATCACTACGGACTGTTGATCATGACGAAGTGGACGAGGCAGACGAAGACCCTGAAGGAATTCAGGCCTTGATGTATACGGCTCCTACTCTGGACAAGAACGTGACCGATAACTCGCTTCCTTTCGTGTTACACTGCT ACTCGCAATGGACAGTTGCCTCGATATTCGAACCCCTGGAAATAGTGCATGGTATACGGGAGCATGCTATCCAGCGGTTCTCATCACAGGATACGCGATACAAGACCATACTAATGGCCAATGTGATGAAGGGATTCGCACAAGACCCGCTAATTGATAACAAGAGGATGTCTATTCTGAGCTATTTAGCTGTCGAAGTACAAAAAATTGGTTGCTCATATTTGACCAAGCCGCAACCAACATCTGAACAGGACAGACAGAACGCAATGTATATATTAGACTATGCACTTGAG GATATCGCCACTAACTACCTGGAAATAAAGGTACTCACACTCCAAATACGTACCCAATCCACTTCTTCCCTCATGAAGTCGATGAACTGTATTGCACCCATATTTCGACGTGCGTGCCCCGATTTACCTGGGAGGCCGATCAATCTCCCAAACATCATCCTGGGCGACAGAATTGGTCTTCGGTACTTTGCTTGTGCCGATATCTTAGCATCTGTTCTCATCGGCATACCGACTTGCTTTCAGTACGAAGTACCGTTCTCACTTGACCTGTGCAACCGAGTGAAGAGCTACCAGAGCTTCCAATCGATTCAAGGTGTCCCGGATCAACTTATCATGTTCTTTGCGTGGGTCAATTCTCTATGCGAGACACCTGGAGCTGGAGATAATCCGGAGGTGGTTGCATGGGCGGAGGAGATACTGCCGCAGATCAAGTTTGTTGGCGGCGAAACAGGTGATCCAGTTCTGCGTATTTGCAGAATGGCAATACAGGAGTGTTGGAGACTGGCGGCTTACATTTATCTTTATATG gccttgtgcagagttgacGCTCATGACCCCCGGGTGGTACGAGCTCAACAGAACATGTTACGTGTAATCAAAAGGATCAAGCAAGGACGGCTCCCCGATCCATTTTTGGGCCCTATGATTGTT GGACCTGTATGTATCTATGACGTGTTACAAAATTACCAACATCGTATCAACCTGCTCCTGGACTTCTCTCTCGACGCTGTGGCATATACAGAACCCAGGTATGTCGCTGAGATCTACGCTAGGATGCAGTACATGCAAGACGAG CATAAGATGGCGACAGACGTAAGAAGTGCGACGAGACCAAGCCACAATGCCGGCGATGCACAAGCGCTGGAAAAATCTGCAGCTACGA CACCCCGTCCGAGCGATCACCTTGACCCGCTGCCATCAGCTTCTGGTAGTTTTTCCGAGTCATCGGTTACTGGACTCTACCTGCGAACTAACTTTATTCGCCCTGGAGAATCCACTGTTTCTATGTCATCTCGGGCTTCTCTCATACCCTCACGGGCACTCTACAGTGCTGATCTCGTCAACACTTCGATTCCGTCCGAAAATAACCCCCAATCAATTCAAAAGCGGCAGCAGCAAGGCACCGATGGCGAGACTTTGAGGAATCATATTCCGGCTCCGATCAAATTAATACAGACTATTGACAATACTGGACGAGACGGAGAATACGACCCCGAAGGCATTCAAGCTCTATTATGTACAACCCCGACCATGGATAAGAACGTCCCGGATAACTCTCTTCCGTTCGTGTTACAGTGCT ATTCACAGTGGGCTATTGTGATGATTTTCGAGCCCTTGGAGATGGTCCATGGGATACGTGAACGTGTTATCCAAAGATTCTCATCTGAGGATACACGAATCAAGGCTATTCTTATGGCCAACATCATGAGAGGGTTTGCGCGGAACCTAGTCGTTGACAAAAAGGGAGCGTCCATTTTGAGACATTTAGCCGTCAATCTGCAGAAACGCGGGCTTTATTATACAACCAAACTAAACCGGCCAATACTTGACGTAGACAGAGAGGGTGCTCTGTGTATGTTGGACTATACATTTGAG GTACTCACGCTCCAGCTGCATTCGCAACCGACCACCATTTTTATCCAGTCGCTAGATTATGTTGCAGCCATATTCCGTTGTGCATGTCCGGATCTACCCGGAAAGCCGATCAACCTCGCGGCCCTTATGCTGGGCTCTAACACTAGCCTTCGATGGTTTGCTTGCTTGGATGTCTTGCACAGTATTCTTAGTGCCAAGCCGACCCACTTCCAGTATGACGTGCCATTCTCGATAGAATTGTGCAACCAAGTACAAGCATCTGCGAGTTTTCAGGCGGTTCAAGGCGTCCCTGACCAGCTCATCATGTTTTTCGCGTGGGTCAACTCTCTATGCGAGACACCTGCTGGAGATAGTCCCGAGGTGATTGCGTGGGCGGAGGAGATATTACCTCAGATCAGATTTGCCGGTGGCGAAACCGGTGATGCGCTGTTACGTATTGGCAGAATGGCAATACAGGAGTGCTGGCGGTATGCAGCCTACATTTATCTTTATATG GCCTTGTGTGGATCCAACGCTCATGATCCTCGGGTGGTACGGGCTCAAAGGGGTATGATACGTGTGATCAATGGGATGAAACAAGGTCGGAATCCGGACCTCTTTTTGGCCCCGATGATGATC GCTGGAGTCGTAGCGTTGAAAGATACCCATCGGAATATAATTCGCCAAAGATATCTGGGCGTTCGTGAATTCTCCGAGCGGGGGACCGCCTTAAACGAATGCATATTGCAGCTGGAGGACATATGGCGACGGACGAGTGACGAAGATCGACCGGCCGTCTGGGCTGATTTGAGGATAGCCTTTCGTCGAGTGACGGGCAAATAG
- a CDS encoding Fungal specific transcription factor domain codes for MTKPAPRSTSSSLEGSATLSHSVVREPWINGTHHGDLPGSISSQASSSLPESDRRLIETPVMDNVISEAPALPIGSTLVVPDDGADYDPEGIRTLLFMAPTMDRNTPDNSLSFVLQCYSQWAIFSTFEPLEMVHRIRDNVIQRFASKDTRIKTILMANVLRGFPQELAIGGKSMSVLTYLAHEVQKSGRYYITKLHRPKIDEDKRNATRILDHAFENRYGHFAAAYIVSIMAIVKATSDSVALTVVVTLQLYTQPTIAFAKSFDEIAAIFRYACPDLPGKPVNLPKIMLGTDTSLQWFACMDITHGALTGKPTYFQYDVPFSLHLCEQTPSYQSFQSIYGIPNQIIMFFAWVNSLCETPRTGDSREMVAWAEEMLPQIKFTAGESGDPLLRLGRIAVQECWRFAAYIYLYMTLCRADAHDPRVVRAQRGLMRLIKGMKQGRNPDLFLAPMAIAPRSVSFAPRPTARDLTRRKKCDETQPQCRRCLASGKTCVYDYVEYPGTENHRIRRTKPAPRATLSSLTNPSKSGVSGPPRTEIASLADPSSSEIPNVLVRSTWARYNNEGGLASDVGQSYDVDNSLHQPSAPPTSSQPHFEHYSVEPSSVLLDLDRATIGGSSVSLVSGSASDRPTFGNYNHLSVNEEGHPYHEHQAPLYNPAMDKNVKDNTLPFVLQCYSQRANSKIFEPDKVIHGMRDQVIERFSTEDWRTRTILIANVMIDFTRNFKLDDNRAAILDHLDFEIRKKSHAFMSTPPSLVPVINKLNATTMMDGMLETRPFAVGLRLLDDIAPVFRRTCPEGPGNPINLVNILVDPNFNLRHFAASDIMVSVTTGQPTYFQYEVAFSLEICERMYEMRHESGLQSFYGIPNEFILLFAWINSMCEKPGASENLGLITCIDDNVSKIKVVDDQSSDPLLRIGRMAVQECWRFAIVVYLYMVGVSITEERDRDILRKRLYGVWEWVEPGTTANDIVSRLEDIWTRTSEEGRPAVWNKKCDGTRGPNGCRRCVQAGVACEWLLIIRNPRPKHSIKSIESQSTVGEITRQGRSSKSTRPPHQSVNYPTGLVSPNEVDRQMTSLPLKAISQSRENRFAVGREIGHAASSSDTNVLDSTSHSAGVSGHLQQHPLVRALDTQTLLSPISPGNVETSARTRVRGSLTAAQTSLFDSLFSLANDSSALPPTPQSHPRKVRVQPKVVQYSEEQAFDRPVWSDDELSLNDPENIQGRLLKGLVLDKEVESNKLPYIAHCFASWMTRFLFEPARIIQITQGYILRGYSFGNESRQTMIFISNAALAISKSTAYELTGFSIVYQRLVDAVSAARQNAKEVTAIEAMQVMEYSHEFISTLCIVGSLVSVLHVMDLYAPIFRRACPEPDDRLVNLPRTLTTITIHLQYFVTLDVLLSIITRRPMFFRYDLTFLSPEDEELLNMSDGPGLRWLYGVPDRLMVTLAKMNTFLEDFGSLLERDRVKELEEEIRAFNSIVLPNKGMDPSLGLARTVVQESWRLAAVYAEPTLTMAEL; via the exons ATGACCAAACCAGCACCGCGGTCAACAAGCTCTTCGCTCGAAGGTTCGGCCACTCTTAGCCACTCTGTTGTCCGTGAGCCATGGATCAACGGAACCCATCATGGTGATCTTCCGGGCTCTATTTCGTCACAAGCTTCTTCATCGTTGCCAGAAAGCGACCGTCGGCTAATTGAAACCCCGGTCATGGATAATGTAATCTCTGAGGCCCCCGCTCTGCCGATAGGATCAACCCTAGTTGTCCCTGATGATGGGGCAGACTATGACCCGGAAGGAATCCGGACGTTGCTATTTATGGCACCTACTATGGACAGGAACACACCCGATAACTCCCTATCTTTCGTGCTGCAGTGCT ATTCACAATGGGCCATTTTCTCAACATTCGAGCCCCTGGAAATGGTGCACAGAATAAGGGACAACGTCATCCAGCGGTTCGCATCCAAGGACACTCGGATCAAGACTATTCTTATGGCTAATGTCCTGAGAGGGTTCCCGCAGGAGCTAGCCATTGGCGGCAAATCAATGTCCGTTTTGACATACTTAGCCCATGAGGTACAAAAGAGCGGACGCTATTATATAACCAAGCTACATCGACCAAAAATTGACGAGGACAAACGGAATGCTACGCGTATATTGGATCATGCATTTGAG AATCGCTACGGGCATTTCGCGGCTGCATACATTGTCAGCATCATGGCTATAGTAAAGGCTACTAG TGACTCCGTAGCGCTCACTGTC GTGGTTACGCTTCAGCTATACACCCAACCCACTATTGCGTTTGCCAAGTCATTCGACGAAATTGCGGCAATATTTCGCTATGCTTGTCCCGATTTACCAGGAAAGCCCGTCAACCTTCCGAAAATTATGTTGGGCACCGACACCAGCCTCCAATGGTTTGCCTGTATGGATATCACGCATGGTGCCCTCACCGGGAAACCGACCTATTTCCAGTACGATGTGCCGTTCTCGCTTCATTTGTGCGAGCAAACACCGAGCTATCAAAGCTTCCAGTCGATATACGGAATCCCCAATCAAATCATCATGTTTTTCGCATGGGTCAACTCGTTGTGCGAGACACCTAGGACCGGCGATAGTCGGGAAATGGTTGCCTGGGCGGAGGAGATGCTACCACAGATCAAATTTACTGCTGGTGAATCAGGCGATCCGCTGTTGCGCCTTGGTAGGATAGCTGTACAGGAATGTTGGCGATTTGCTGCTTATATTTATCTTTATATG ACCTTGTGCAGAGCTGACGCCCATGACCCTCGGGTAGTTCGTGCCCAAAGGGGTCTAATGCGTCTGATCAAAGGAATGAAGCAAGGACGAAATCCAGACCTCTTTTTGGCTCCAATGGCAATT GCTCCACGCAGTGTTAGTTTTGCTCCGCGACCCACAGCTCGAGATTTGACCAGGCGCAAGAAGTGTGATGAGACTCAGCCCCAGTGTCGGCGGTGTCTGGCTTCCGGCAAAACCTGCGTCTACGACTATGTGGAATACCCAGGAACCGAGAACCATCGAATACGAAGAACGAAGCCAGCACCCCGCGCCACGCTTTCATCCTTGACAAATCCATCGAAGAGTGGTGTATCTGGTCCCCCAAGAACTGAAATTGCTTCTCTCGCGGATCCTTCATCATCGGAAATCCCAAATGTACTCGTTCGCTCTACTTGGGCGCGGTACAATAATGAGGGCGGGCTCGCCTCGGACGTTGGACAAAGTTACGATGTGGATAACTCTTTGCaccaaccatctgctccccCTACGTCCTCGCAGCCGCATTTCGAACATTATTCAGTCGAGCCCTCGAGTGTTTTGCTCGATCTCGATAGGGCAACAATAGGAGGGTCGTCCGTGTCCTTAGTTAGTGGATCCGCTTCAGACAGACCAACGTTTGGCAACTACAACCACTTGAGCGTTAACGAGGAAGGTCATCCTTATCATGAACACCAGGCCCCGTTATACAACCCTGCTATGGACAAGAATGTGAAAGATAACACATTGCCTTTTGTACTTCAATGTT ACTCTCAGCGGGCAAATTCCAAAATCTTCGAGCCCGACAAAGTGATACATGGTATGCGAGACCAAGTTATTGAACGGTTTTCCACCGAGGACTGGAGAACGAGGACGATTTTAATAGCCAACGTGATGATCGACTTTACAAGAAACTTTAAACTGGACGACAACAGAGCGGCCATTCTTGATCACTTGGATTTCGAAATTCGAAAGAAAAGCCATGCTTTCATGTCCACCCCGCCCTCGCTTGTTCCAGTAATCAATAAGCTAAACGCGACGACTATGATGGATGGGATGCTCGAG ACCAGGCCTTTTGCTGTCGGCCTTCGGCTATTGGACGATATCGCTCCAGTTTTCCGACGAACATGTCCCGAGGGTCCAGGAAACCCGATCAATCTGGTGAACATCCTAGTGGATCCCAATTTCAATCTCCGACATTTTGCAGCCTCGGATATTATGGTTAGCGTAACCACCGGCCAACCGACGTATTTTCAATACGAAGTAGCGTTCTCTCTCGAGATATGTGAAAGGATGTACGAGATGCGGCATGAGAGCGGGTTGCAGTCCTTCTACGGGATTCCCAACGAGTTTATCTTGTTGTTCGCCTGGATCAACTCGATGTGTGAAAAGCCAGGGGCTTCCGAAAATCTAGGGTTGATTACTTGTATCGACGACAACGTGTCGAAAATCAAGGTTGTCGACGATCAATCGAGCGATCCGTTATTGCGTATTGGGAGAATGGCGGTGCAGGAATGTTGGCGATTTGCGATCGTTGTTTATCTTTACATG GTTGGCGTTTCTATAACGGAAGAACGAGACCGCGATATTCTCCGGAAAAGACTTTACGGCGTTTGGGAATGGGTCGAACCGGGAACCACTGCGAACGATATTGTGTCAAGGCTGGAAGATATCTGGACAAGGACGAGCGAAGAGGGGCGGCCTGCTGTATG GAACAAGAAGTGTGATGGTACACGGGGGCCAAACGGATGTCGACGATGTGTTCAGGCAGGTGTTGCTTGCGAATGGCTATTGATCATACGAAATCCAAGACCCAAACATAGTATCAAGAGCATCGAATCGCAATCTACCGTTGGCGAGATAACAAGGCAAGGCCGCTCATCGAAATCGACAAGGCCGCCCCATCAGTCCGTCAATTATCCGACTGGATTGGTTAGTCCAAATGAAGTGGACAGACAAATGACGTCATTGCCACTCAAAGCTATTTCGCAATCAAGGGAGAATCGTTTTGCCGTTGGACGTGAAATTGGACATGCTGCCAGTAGCAGCGACACCAACGTACTCGACTCGACAAGCCATTCTGCTGGTGTCTCTGGCCATCTGCAACAACACCCGCTTGTTCGTGCACTCGACACTCAAACACTACTATCTCCCATATCCCCAGGAAATGTTGAAACTAGTGCTCGGACGCGTGTTCGTGGATCGTTGACCGCGGCCCAGACCAGTCTATTTGACTCGCTTTTTAGCCTAGCCAATGATTCATCGGCTCTTCCTCCAACCCCGCAGAGTCATCCTAGGAAAGTGCGTGTGCAACCGAAAGTCGTACAGTATTCGGAGGAGCAGGCCTTTGATCGACCAGTATGGTCCGACGATGAACTCAGTTTGAATGACCCCGAAAATATTCAAGGGCGCTTGTTGAAGGGGCTGGTACTGGATAAAGAAGTCGAGAGTAATAAATTACCCTATATCGCCCATTGTT TCGCATCATGGATGACTCGCTTTCTTTTCGAGCCCGCCCGAATTATCCAAATTACCCAAGGCTACATCCTCCGCGGGTACTCGTTTGGGAATGAATCCCGCCAAACAATGATATTCATTTCAAACGCTGCATTAGCCATATCCAAATCCACAGCGTACGAACTAACGGGCTTCTCGATTGTCTACCAGAGGCTCGTGGACGCTGTATCGGCTGCCAGGCAAAATGCTAAAGAGGTAACAGCAATCGAGGCGATGCAAGTGATGGAGTACAGCCATGAG TTTATTTCCACATTGTGCATAGTCGGTTCTTTGGTCTCAGTCCTTCATGTCATGGATCTTTATGCCCCAATTTTCCGCCGCGCATGTCCGGAACCGGACGATCGACTGGTCAACCTCCCCCGGACATTGACAACAATCACTATTCATCTTCAATATTTTGTCACTCTCGACGTCTTGCTAAGCATAATCACCCGCCGACCCATGTTTTTTCGTTACGACCTGACGTTCCTCTCTCCTGAAGACGAAGAACTGCTTAACATGAGCGACGGACCAGGGCTTCGGTGGTTGTATGGTGTGCCCGACCGATTAATGGTCACATTGGCAAAGATGAACACGTTTTTGGAGGATTTTGGCAGTCTTTTGGAACGGGACAGGGTGAAAGAACTCGAAGAAGAAATAAGGGCTTTTAATTCCATTGTATTACCCAACAAAGGAATGGATCCGTCTTTGGGACTTGCCAGGACCGTAGTCCAAGAATCATGGAGACTGGCGGC GGTTTATGCGGAGCCGACTCTAACGATGGCCGAGTTGTAA